tttccttggcaataacccatattttccttagctctagctcgctcggaaactcgttttgaaaattacttggacatcactccgtcgtaatatttttttttgtacattattatttttgtatcgcaaaaataataacactaataataataataaaaaaataataagattaataataatcttattagtaataataataataataataataataataataataataataataaataatattacggagtatatatatatttgtgtatgtgtgtgatttaaatcgagcgaaaacactgaaatttatagatgtggcctaaaatctggagtcatgcgactcgcatggaaatggccttctggccatgcgactcgcatgaggaccagggacagctcacattattttggctcctagcttgtcgacataatataaaataaatataaatataatatatataatttaaattaattaattatatattatattaaattcacgtgcatagttgacttgtaatttttgttccgataagtcgtacgttgtcactcgacttatgtcccggttccggtttttcgaacgccctttcgtacgctgagaaaacttgtactttacgtttcgtgaatcgtacctttgtcaaaatatagtcttaaatcatccataaaatataccactgtagcaaagttactgtagcaaagtcaatttttactgtagcaattcactgtagcaaagtcaatttcactgtagcaaatagtgattttcaaaaacactgtagcattttgggtactgtagcaatttgaaatgttactatcgtttactaaataacttgaaattatatatatgtatatatctttttaatatatataaatcagtttttttaaatacacattggaagttatttataaataaattttaataataaatatttcaacttatcatatatattcaaatagatatttaaaccaataagtttaatgtacggtatcaaataattaatacattgttaccttttcaagttatagtatatatgtatctatttacatataattgttcgcgaatcgtcgaaaacaaccgaagggtatttaaatatataaaagtaattcaaaaattttgagattcagttttacagactttgcttatcgtgtcgaaaatgttaatcatacaaagattaagtttaaatttggtcagaaatttccgggtcatcacaaaaataaATGTCTTTATATATTTGTCAAAACAACGATAAGTTTCTTAGTCAAAtgagtcattaaaataaatgagtttagcatttacattcacttaatacctaaaacatgttattaaattgtttcgtttaaacaaactcgtgattcacGGTTAATTTCACTAGttgtcatataaagctctaaaaagatgatgtcatcattaagataattatcatttaatttttataatgatgatgtcataattttatattaatttaattaaaaaaataatacgaaatcttttataaaaggaaataataATCTCTCATAAATTATAAAATCTTCTATACAACACCCAAATTTTAAAACATATTGtaaaacttttatataataattgtattttaactttttaaaaaaatttaaaaagcatttattattactaataataattattaaaaatataaatactcaactttgagcgaattttattattattattatttacttttaatataattattataattataattataattattatattattaatattcaaaattcaaatatggaatCTTTTTACTGGATTAATTACATTACATATGTAtgtgaaaatacatgtctctatacatttgtaaaaacaacgacgaatttcttagtcaaacggatcattaaaataaatgactttaacatttacattcaattaatacctaaaacatgttattaaattatttcgtttaaaaaACTCGTAATTTCACAGGTCATTTTACtagtctaataataaataaatagtgaCATGAAAAATAAAAAAGATACTACGTACAAAATAATGAAATGTGACGTGGAAAACACCATAAATGTGCCATAtgccatatatttaatatttaattaatacagTATATACATACAGTATATAATTTAATACGGAGTAACAAAGAAATCGCAACGGATAGCCACATCTCGTTTAGTCGCAGATCTCCAACATGGCACCCATTTCCACCGTTGGATTATCCCCGCCGTCTCCAAACGCATCGCACCCAAAATCAAACCAAAACTACACGCGCGCACATATATATACCTCATCATCTCTTTCGTTTTCATCACAGTTTCAAATTAACATTCACAATCTACTTCAAAAACCTTCAATATCTCTTCACGCAAATTCAAATTTCGGTCAAATGGAGTCAGGCAAGGCAACCAAGGGCGCCGGAGGAAGGAAAGGTGCCGGTGAACGTAAGAAGGCAGTTACGAAATCCGTTAAGGCTGGACTTCAGTTTCCCGTTGGTAGAATCGCTAGGTTTTTGAAGAAAGGACGTTATGCTCAACGAACTGGTTCTGGTGCTCCGATTTACCTTGCTGCCGTACTTGAATACCTAGCTGCTGAGGTATAATTTCCAGATCTAccgtaatttaatttaatttaatttcatCCTCTTTTTTAATGATTCGTTGAAATTAGCAGCAGTtttgtattattgtaattgtgaatTTCGAATGCAGGTATTGGAATTGGCTGGAAATGCAGCAAGAGATAACAAGAAGACAAGAATAAACCCTAGACATGTGCAATTGGCTGTGAGAAATGATGATGAATTGGGGAAATTGCTTGCCGGTGTTACGATTGCGTCTGGTGGTGTGTTGCCTAATATCAACCCTGTGCTTTTGCCAAAGAAATCTGCTGTCACTGAGGAGAAGGCTACCAAGACTCCTAAATCTCCAAAGGCTACCAAGACTCCTAAATCTCCAAAGAAGGCTTAATTGTTAATGCTTTATATTTGTGATAGCTAGGTTTGTTCATTAGAATGGTTTGGCAGTTAGTAAAAAATGTAATAGAACAACTTGATATGTTGTTTAATTTCTAATTTCTATATAAACGAATCTATTTTGTTAGCACTTTTTTCTCCTTTTCTTTTCCTTTTACTGTTTATGAATCAATTTAAAATATTTTTAGCAATTATAAGTAAACATTGTTGCTTAACGGTTTATAATGGAATTAGAATTATATCAACAGGGTACTTTCTGCCTAAATTTCATTTCAGTGTAGTCTAAATGGAAATCTATTTGGGCTTGTTGGGTATTCCGTATTGGTTTACTAGTTGGACCAAAAAATGTTAGTGTTTTAGTTTAAATGAGGTAATTGTGTAACGCCCAATTAAAATATGATGTATTATTTTACTGGAGTACTTGTTTTTTAGTTGATGTTTAGCTAAGCTACCAAGTTTATGATGAAGATGTAAGTTTTAACTAAATGGTAATTTTGTATGTATTAATTAAAAGTGTTGGCCTATGAAGTTGGCTATTTTAATAAGTtgattgatcaatcctagattatcatATAAAGGCTAATCAAGGATTGATTGCAATGAGGGGTACAATGGATGTCGATTAGGATTTtgagaccttattgtcatatttcgttaagtgctaaacgatcaacaaccatgtcccggtcttcgtaaattaccttaaccaataaagatcaagtctcgggtaaactcacgagagagatcaatatggctaggacaattcttccagaatcaacaaccttaaATGAGAGGCTAagttc
The window above is part of the Rutidosis leptorrhynchoides isolate AG116_Rl617_1_P2 chromosome 1, CSIRO_AGI_Rlap_v1, whole genome shotgun sequence genome. Proteins encoded here:
- the LOC139885667 gene encoding histone H2A.1-like, with the protein product MESGKATKGAGGRKGAGERKKAVTKSVKAGLQFPVGRIARFLKKGRYAQRTGSGAPIYLAAVLEYLAAEVLELAGNAARDNKKTRINPRHVQLAVRNDDELGKLLAGVTIASGGVLPNINPVLLPKKSAVTEEKATKTPKSPKATKTPKSPKKA